AAGTATGAAAGTGCCACCGACGAAGAAGCATTGGCAGCCTTTGAACTTCTATCACGTGTAGAAGGCATCATTCCTGCCTTAGAAAGCTCGCATGCCTTGGCATACGCTATAAAACTGGCGCCAAAGCTGAGCAAAGATCAGATCATCATTGTGAACCTATCAGGCAGAGGAGACAAAGACGTGCAGCAAGTGGCAAAAATGAAAGGCATTGAAGAAATTTAGGTGGAAAACGAAGGAGGGCCATGTAATGGAAAACAAAAACACCAGAATACAAAAGGCTTTCGAGGAAATAAACCGGGAAAGAAGAAAAGTGCTCATCGCCTATATCACGGCAGGATATCCTAGTTTACAAAGCTTGGGCCCCATCGTTAAAGCTTTAGAGGATGGTGGGGCAAACATGGTGCAAATAGGTATTCCTTTCTTAGATCCCGTGGGTGATGCTCCAGTAGTTCAAATACTCTCAAAAAAAGCCATAGAAAACGGTTTTACTATGGAGAAGTTTTTTCGAGCTCTCAGCAAGCTCAGAGAAGAAACTACTCTACCACTCATACTCAGAGCCTACTACACTACCATATTTGGCTATGGAGAAGACAGGTTTGTGCAGGCATGCAAAGAAGCAAGCGTAGATGCGGTTGTGGTCCCCGACCTGCCACTTGAAGAAAGTGGTATCTTGAAATCAAAACTGGATGCCATAGGCGTACCGCTGGTGCCCATAGTGGTTCCTGCACCCCAAGAGAGAATAAAGGCTATTGTGGCCAGCGGCGGTGGATTCGTCTACTTAATGATGGGGCCAGCAGAAAATGAAACGGCATTCGTTAATCAGCTTAATGACTTTGCAAAGCAAGTAAAACAAATCACAAACTTACCTCTTTGCCTGGGCATTGAACTGAGAGACCCCATACTTGCTAAGAAGCTTACCAAAGACGCAGACAACATCGACAGCATCTTAGTTGGTGATGTGCTCATGGAAACTGTGCGACACGCATGTGAAACTAATGAGTTTTGTCATTTAACGGATGAACTTGCACGAATTGTTGAGGATTTCAGCACCTCCCTCGTACTAAGAAGATAAGACAAAATCAGAGGGCAGTGGCATCAGGCAGCTGGCTTGGTATAAACTTACATAAAAGGCGGTAAAGTATGAAGCTGCTAAGCCTTTTAAAGGAGGCATGAACTGAATGGAGATAGAGTTTTTCCATGATGTACTTTGTGCCTGGTGCTATGCCCTCTCTCCACGTTTAAGGCGCTTAACAGAGGAATTTCCTGACATTAAAGTGATACATCGTGGCTTTCCCTTAGCCCCAGAGCCAAACGATATTGTCCAAATGTTTGGCAGCAAAGAAAAAGGCAAAAGAGACATACTTCAGCATTGGAAAGCTGCCAATATGAATGATGATGAACACCGCATAAACGCAGAACTCATGGAGCAAAGGGACTTTGATTACCCCTACTCCACTCCAGCTCTATTGGCGTGCAAAGCAGCTGAGCTTCAAGGTGGTCAAGCAATGCACTGGAACTACTTCGACAAAGTTCAAGAAGCACATCTCACACTGTGCAGAAACATTGCTGATTTTGATGTTCTTACCGACATTGCCAGAGAACTCAGCTTGGATGTGGAAAAGTTTAGTGCTGACTTAAGAGGCGAACAGGTTAAATACTTGCTGCGTCTTGACATAGACCGAGCCTTGGAGCTTGGTGTGGAAGCAACCCCCACCTTAGTAGCAAATGATGGCATGCTCACAGGTGCAGTACCTTACGACAGCTTGAAGCGCTGGTACGTGAAAGTTCGCCAGTAAGGCTGAGAAATGGAGCCGACGCAAACGCAAGCATATTGTTCGCGCCGGCTAAAAAAGTGTTTCCGAACATGAATCGTTGCAACAACCAAGATCGTATGCTATTGCAGAAACCAAGCACTTGGGTTGTCAATAAGTAAACGATCAACGTCTTGCGACGTCAAACCTTGCTCATAGAGCATTGGAATGAACTTTTCAAACAAGTACACGTGGCCGTAACCACCGTAGGACTTTAAATGTGATTTTCTCGTAATATCCAGTGATAGAAGTATGCTATTTCCAAAACCCAATTTAACTAGGGCGGCAATATTCTTTGCTCTGATTTCATCTGGTTGGTAACTTATCTTACCAACCGTGTCGAAACCCATATAGCAACCATAATCAGCCACGCGCTTGTAGTATTCCATATCTGGATTCAAATCCAGGTGTCCTATAACCACCTTTGCCGGATTGACACCATTATTTATTAGAAACTCAATTTGTTCAATACCAAGCTTTCCTAATGTCGTATGGGTGTAAATAGGTACTCCAGTTCGGAGATGAGCAAGAGCTGCTGCTTCGAACACTTTCTTTTCAGAATCTGTCATTTGGTCGCTGGTCCCTATTTCGCCTATAAGAGCGGCTTTTATCTCAGTACCGTCTATACCTTTGGTTATTTCCAGCTCCATAATGGAACAAAGCTGTTCTACTGAGAGCTGTTCTACTTCTGAAGGCAGATAAGGAGATTTGTAATAACCAGTTGAGGCTATAACATTCATACCAGATTGTATTGACAGTTTTCGCATTCTTTCAATGTTTCTACCCATACCTATGTTAGTAACATCTATGATGGTATCAACACCCGCAGCTTTAAGATCTTTCAGATCCTCTAACATGGCTAAGTCATCATTCAGATTTGAATCATCACTCTTATTAAACGAAAGATTTATCGTTAAGTGCTCGTGTGCCAGAGTCTTGCCAAGAGCGGTAATGTTACCTAAGACTGATTCCATTAGTGCTCACCTTATATTGTGGGTGGAATATAGAGACCAATGACAGCTAATATATTTACAAGAATTCCTACTATGATAGCTCCTACTGGACCCACTGCCATGTGCACTATGGGCCGCCCAGCAGCTTCATTAAGCAAGTAAATACCTATTACCAAGAGCATGCCCAAACCTGGTAGCATCGCATTACCTGCATTAATCCCGCCAACAAGCAACGCTATTTCCAATAGTTGGCTCATCGACGACCTTATGTTGTCTGCAGACTTTCTTATACCAGGAAATTTATCTAAGA
The genomic region above belongs to Coprothermobacter proteolyticus DSM 5265 and contains:
- the trpA gene encoding tryptophan synthase subunit alpha, producing the protein MENKNTRIQKAFEEINRERRKVLIAYITAGYPSLQSLGPIVKALEDGGANMVQIGIPFLDPVGDAPVVQILSKKAIENGFTMEKFFRALSKLREETTLPLILRAYYTTIFGYGEDRFVQACKEASVDAVVVPDLPLEESGILKSKLDAIGVPLVPIVVPAPQERIKAIVASGGGFVYLMMGPAENETAFVNQLNDFAKQVKQITNLPLCLGIELRDPILAKKLTKDADNIDSILVGDVLMETVRHACETNEFCHLTDELARIVEDFSTSLVLRR
- a CDS encoding DsbA family oxidoreductase translates to MEIEFFHDVLCAWCYALSPRLRRLTEEFPDIKVIHRGFPLAPEPNDIVQMFGSKEKGKRDILQHWKAANMNDDEHRINAELMEQRDFDYPYSTPALLACKAAELQGGQAMHWNYFDKVQEAHLTLCRNIADFDVLTDIARELSLDVEKFSADLRGEQVKYLLRLDIDRALELGVEATPTLVANDGMLTGAVPYDSLKRWYVKVRQ
- a CDS encoding phosphotriesterase family protein, whose protein sequence is MESVLGNITALGKTLAHEHLTINLSFNKSDDSNLNDDLAMLEDLKDLKAAGVDTIIDVTNIGMGRNIERMRKLSIQSGMNVIASTGYYKSPYLPSEVEQLSVEQLCSIMELEITKGIDGTEIKAALIGEIGTSDQMTDSEKKVFEAAALAHLRTGVPIYTHTTLGKLGIEQIEFLINNGVNPAKVVIGHLDLNPDMEYYKRVADYGCYMGFDTVGKISYQPDEIRAKNIAALVKLGFGNSILLSLDITRKSHLKSYGGYGHVYLFEKFIPMLYEQGLTSQDVDRLLIDNPSAWFLQ